CACCGGCGGCGAAGTGCTGATGCCCGATCCATCCTATCCGGCCAACAGCAATTTCGTGCTGGCCGCCGGCGGCGTGCCGCGCCTGATCCCCAGCACGGCGGCAAAGCGCTTCCAGTTGTCCGCCGACGACGTCGCGCGCCACTGGACGCCCGCCACGCAGGGCGTGATGGTGGCTTCGCCCAGCAATCCCACCGGCACGTCGATTGCCCACGGCGAGCTGACCGAGCTGCTGGCGCAGGTCCGTGCCCGCGAAGGCTTTGCGATCGTCGACGAAATCTACCTGGGGCTGTCCTATGACGGCCAGCCGCGCTCGGCGCTGACGCTGGACGACGACGTCATCGTCATCAACAGCTTTTCCAAGTACTTCCACATGACGGGCTGGCGCCTGGGCTGGATGATCGTGCCCGACGACATGGTCGCGCCGGTGGAAAAGATCGCCTCCAGCCTGGCGATCTGCGCGCCCACGCTGGCCCAGCACGCCGCGCTGGCCTGCTTCACCCCCGCCGCGCTGAAGATCTTCGAACACCGCCGCGAGGCCTTCAAGCAGCGCCGCGACTATCTGCTGCCGGAATTCGAGCGCCTGGGCATCGACGTGCCGGTCAAGCCGGACGGCGCCTTCTATATCTATGCCGATATCAGCAACCTGGGCATGGACAGCGCCGCGTTCTCGCAGCGCCTTTTGCTGGAAGCCGGCGTGGCCGCCGTGCCGGGCCTGGACTTCGGACCCGCG
The DNA window shown above is from Achromobacter spanius and carries:
- a CDS encoding pyridoxal phosphate-dependent aminotransferase; protein product: MPRLATRTHDFLTFQVMELFKQAQALQAAGRDIISLGIGEPDFTAPPQVVEALDRAARAGLSGYSPGAGIAPLREAIAQFYRDQFGAVIDPRRVIVTAGASGALTLACAALVNTGGEVLMPDPSYPANSNFVLAAGGVPRLIPSTAAKRFQLSADDVARHWTPATQGVMVASPSNPTGTSIAHGELTELLAQVRAREGFAIVDEIYLGLSYDGQPRSALTLDDDVIVINSFSKYFHMTGWRLGWMIVPDDMVAPVEKIASSLAICAPTLAQHAALACFTPAALKIFEHRREAFKQRRDYLLPEFERLGIDVPVKPDGAFYIYADISNLGMDSAAFSQRLLLEAGVAAVPGLDFGPAHAAHTMRFSYATGLDRLEEAVARMGVLLQR